AGAGGCCCATGGCCGCCGGGCATGGACTGTCCTGGCGACCGCGTGGCGGTGCGGGGAGTGTTCGGCGAGCGTGGGTGGCGGTGTCGGGTGAACGGGTTGATGTGCTCGTTCGAGTCGCGGTGTGGCCGGCTCACGGCGGACGCCGTCCAGTGCCCTGCACAGGCGTTGAGGCGTTCGGTGGGTTGCTGGTGGAGGACCGCCGTGTGGTGTGTGCGGGGGTGAACGACTCGAGGCGCTCGTTCAGGTCGGCCGGCGGGTTCGTGTTGACGGTGGGGTGTGGCGGCTCGCGGTGGACGTGGCCGGGTGCGTTGTCCGGAGGGTTGGTATGTGGGTTGGAGACCGTCGTGTGGTGTGTGCGGTCAGGGGAGTTCTCGGAGATCGTGGGTGATGGTGTCGCGGATGAACGTCTCGATACGTTCGTCCAGCTCGGCGGCAAGCGGGTTGCCGTGGTAGCGGGGGGTGGCCAGTTCTCGGCGTACGCCGCTGAACGCCTTTTCCAAAGCGTCGATGCGTCGGCTGTGAGGCAGGCCGAAAACCAAGCTGAGGTCGACGGCTTCGAGGTCGCCGCTGCGGAGCTGGGTCTGGGCCAGGTTGATGTGGGCTATGGCCTCGCAGCCGTAGCTGCGCTCCGACTCCGGTTCGGCGGCGAAGAGGGCCGTGGCCTCGAGCAGCGCGTCGATTGCGGCGGGCTCTTCGCCACGTAGGTCGGCGAGAGTGCTCCCGGCCAGGTAGGCGCGCTTGGACGCTGCGCATCCGTACTCTCCGCCGAGGCCGTCGTGAATGTCGTCGTGGTTGGGACGCTCGGCGGCATCGCGTGCGGCTGCGATCGAGCGCCTGGCGGTGGCGGCGTCGCCGAGGGCTGCGGCTGCCCGGCCGTGTACCAGGTGAAGGCGAGCTGCGCCGTGACCGTCGGAGTGGTACTCCAGCGCGCTTGCCGCGAGGTCGCGTGCGTGCCTCGGCCGCCCCTGCCAGTACGCGGCGTTGGCGGTTGCGCCACGCAGGTAGCCCATGAGAGGGCGGTGGTCGATCGCTATCGCGTACGCCCAGCCCGCGCGGAACAACTCGTCGGAGGCGGGCGTGACACCGAGGTCCTGCGAGGCATTGGCCATCAAACCGTTGAGGGCGGCCAGCAAGAAGTACAGCTCGGTCTGGTCGCGTGGCCACAGGCGCTTTTCGAGCGCGGAGTAGATGCGTGCCCGGACACGGCGCATCTCCATGAGGAGTGCGAAGGGCTCGCCGGTGAGGTACTCGTACGCCAGGCGGCTCACGTCGGCGCGGAACTGTTCGAGGGTCGCTTCGCCGATGTCGCGGCGTTCGGCCCGCTCGGCGTGCTCGCTGCTCTCATGGGCCACCAAGGTCACCACCTCGCGCTCGGCTGCGGGAAGCCCGTCACCGGGGGCACTGTTTTGAGCGTACGTCGTGGGTTCCTCGTCCGGAACCTCCTTGTCCCTGGCCTCCCGGGCCTGGATGAGTTCCAGCATGGTGAGGCGGTGCGACTCGGGCAGGTGCTTCAGGTCGAGGTCGTCGACGAGATGGGTCAGGTCGGTCTCGTAGATGACGGCGAGGCCGCGCAGAACCTCCAGGCGAGGGCGCTCACCGCTGTGCGGCCAGCGCTCGAACGCGCTGATGCGGGTGCCCGTCATGGGCGCCCGTCCGTCCGTGTCGTACCGCGCGTTGAAGAGCCCGGCGGCGGTCTCCTGGGACAGGCCGTTCGCGTACCGCCACGCGGCGCGGGGCCGGAAGCCCCACCGGCGCATCATCTCCCTGGCGATCGCCCGGCGGCTGCGGCCCGCGTCGAGCATCTCCCGGCGAAGGGTGTCACGTTCCTGCTTGGTGGACGGAAGGGGACTCATCCTGCCTCCTTTGCGCTGCCCTGACCCCTTTATTACGCCCTGTGTTCGGGGAGATCGCATCCGTGAGGGTCCGTGGAAAGTCTCCGAACACCGTGGGTTTTCCACGGTCGCCCTGGTCGGACGTTCGTGGACGCCGCGGAGAAATTGTTCGGCCCGAGCCACGCCGCCGGGCGTGTCGACCTGTTGACTCTGCGTTCCCACAGGCTCGATGACGAGGGAGAACGTGATGCGCCCAGCGGTGGAGGAGCTCGGATGGGGGCCGTGGTGGGTCGACTGCTGCCGGCGGACTCGTCCTGCGCGGGTGTGGCCCGCGTGCTGCTCGGCGGCCTGCTGGCACGGGCCGGGGTCGCCACGGGGGCCGTCGAGGACGCCCAGACGATGATCAGTGAGCTGGCCACCAACGCCGTGACGCACGCCGGGGGGAGAGGCCCCTACGAGCTGTGGGCCTACCGCACCGGCCGCCGGGTCGTGTGCGGGGTCTTCGACCCCGTTCCGGACCGACCGATCCCCGTTCGCCCCTCCATGCCCTCCTCGATGCCCCCGCCGCACCGGCGGAGGACGGTCGGGGCCTGGCGATCCTCGACGCGTACTCCGAAGGCCGCTGGGGCGCGCACCTCTCCAGGGGACGCCTGGGCTCCCACCTGCCCGGCAAGTTCGTGTGGTTCCTGTGCCCGGGGCCGCCGCCGGCCTGCCCGACGTCCCGCACGCGAACGGCGGGCCGCACCTCCTGGCCCACGCCGTGAAGACCCCCTGGCCGAACGCGGCATCACCCGCACCTTCATGGCGGCGTCGGTGAACCTGGCCGTCCTGTCCGTTCGTCGCGACCTGGACCTGTGGTGCCGGCCCGGCCGTTTCCACATTCGCGACCACGCCACCGCCGCGCACTCCGACCGCCCGTTCACCGAGATCGCCGCCGTCACCGAACACCTCGTCCGCCGCCACGAGGAACTCCACGACCCGCCGTCGCCGATTTCGACCGTCCTTTAAGGGGGTTGCCGACGTGATTTTTTGTGGTGGTCTCTGCGGACGGTTGGGAGATCGCATCTTCTGGGAGAAATGTTCATCCACGGATGACTAGGTGCCGATCACCGCCGCACGTACGTTCAAGGCGCGCTCATGATCAATGTGCGCGCTCATCGCTGGACAGGAGACGGCGTGCGACCTCCATCAAGACGTTCCTGGCGCGGCCTTGCGGCCGTGCTCCTCACCTCGGCCACCGTGATCGCCCCCGTGGCCGCGAATCCCACCACGGCTCGGGCCGAACCCGGACCGGTGTTCGACCATGGGAGGCACAAGGGAAAGGTTCCCGGAACTCGTGGCCCCCTGCCGCAGGGCTTCTCCAAGACTCGGATGCACGTCAAGTTCCGGAGCGACCGCAAAGTGCGGCTTTCGGGCGCGAAACTGTCCGCTGAGTCCGGCGCCGACGTCACCGCCATTCAGAACGTTCTGAAAAGCCATCCGACCGCCCGGATGAGCAGGGTCACCACCCGTTCCGAGAACGAGCTCATCGAAAAGCGCCTCAAATTGGAGAAGCGCGCCGGCCGCAAGTTGCCGGACCTCACCTCTTGGTATGTCATTGACGCTCCAGGCGGCGTCGAGGGACTTCTCGCCGGCCTGAACAAGCTTCCTGCGGTCGAGATCGCCCAGGCCGTGCCCATCCCGGTGAACACCACGGCCCCCGTGCGACGTTCGGCGCTCCGCAATCCGGGAGATGAGCCGTTGCGCGAGCACCAGCGCTACCGCAACGCGGCCGACTCCCCGGCGGGCGGTGGCATCGACGCCGATTATATCAACGCCATTCCAGGCGGCAAGGGCGATGGCATCACCGTCAGCGTCATCGAGACCATTCCTCTTTTCGAGGCCGATGCGCATGTTCCCATCGACGGAGGGCCGGGCCTGGTCGCGGCGGGCGCTGGACACACTCTGCGCGTGACCACCGCCGAAGACGGCCGTAAGGTCTGGGCCACCGGTCGCAATCTCCACGGCGAGCTGGGAATCGGCACCACCACCGGAACCAAGCTGCTGACTCCGATACCGGGGCTGTCGGGAGTCACCACGGTGGCCGCCGCCGGTAATTTCTCGATGGCCTTGAAGTCCGACGGGTCGGTGTGGACCTGGGGAGACAATACCCATGGCCAACTCGGCATCGGGAACACCGTGATGCGGCCGAGCCCCGTCCAGGTCCCCGGCATCACCAACGCCGTCCAGATCGCCGCGGGGGAGGGTGGTCACGCCCTTGCCGTCCTGGCCGATGGCACGGTCAGGGCATGGGGCCGCAACTCCAGCGGCCAGCTCGGTGACGGCACCACGACCAATCGAACCACACCGGTCACGGTGACCGGTCTGACCGGTGTGGCAACCCATTTCGGTGCCATCTCCGGTGGAGAACTGCAGTCGATGGCGGTGCTGACCGATGGTACCGTCAAGGCTTGGGGGTCGGGGCTGGAAGGCCGACTCGGAAACGGTGGCACCGGCAGTGTGACCGCGACGACCGTGCCCGGCCTCACCAATGTCAGTCATGTCAGCAACGGACTCGCCCACGGCCTGGCCCGCCTCACCGATGGCACGATCAAGGCGTGGGGCCGTAATTCCAGCGGGCAGGTGGGCGACGGCACCACGACCACCAGGACCACACCCGTCACCGTGCCCGGTCTGACCGGGGGATTCTGGGTCACGGCGGGTGACAATCACAGCGTGGCCGAGGTGACCGACATCTATGGCAACCTCGTGGGCAGGGCGTGGGGCGCCAACGCCGACGGCCAACTCGGCGATGGAACCACGACACCTCGCGTGGCACCGGTCAGTATGACCTGGTCCGCAGGAGAGAGTAGTGCAAGGACCACGGTCGCAGGCGGTCGGCATACCTATACCGTCCTCGGAGTGATAGGACTCAACTCCACCGGGCAATTGGGTCAGGGAGACTACATCAATCGCCTGAAACTGGCGCGCATGGTCTTCTGGTACAACCGTTTCAACGCGTGCCATGAAGACCTGGGCAACCGCCCCGCGCCAGGGGGGCGGCTGCGCTATCTGAGCGAGATGATCAATGTTCCGTGCCATCATGGGCGGGCGGCCTCTCATGGGACACAGGTCGCCGGAATCATCGGCTCACGCGATGACAATCAGGCCGGACTGGCGGGCATCGCGCCCAATGCCGAAATGCAGGTCGGTTTGGACGACGACTTGGTCGAGGCGGTGCAGAACTCAAGCCCCGGCGATGTGATGTCCCTCTCGATCGGTTGGAGCAGTTCCGGCAAGCACTACCCGTGGGAGCTGAACAGCTTCGACTACGACCTGATCGTCACGGCCACGGCCAACGGTGTCACCGTCGTACAAGCGGCCGGCAACGGTGATAACGACCTGGACGATCCCAACGACTCCCTCGCCAAAACGCTCATGGATCGTCCTGATTCGGGCGCGATCATCGTCGGAGCGGGTGAACCGCCCAGCGTCAACGGCTCCAACTGTCTCGGCGCCGGCCGTCCGGCCGCTCGCACGGCGATCGCGAAACCCGTGACGTGGTGGGGTTCCACCCACGGCTCACGCGTCAATGTGCAAGGTTACGGCATGTGCGTGGCGACCACCGGACTGCCCAACGCCAAGGGCCTGACCCCGTCCGAGACCGACCCGAACAAGATGTACACCGGAACGTTCAATGGCACTTCCAGCGCCACTCCCATCGTGGCCGGTGCGGTCGCGGCGCTCCAGGGAGCGGCCAAGCAGTCCGGCCACGTCCTGCCGGTCGAGACCGTGCGCACCATTCTCCAGCGGACCGGCACGCCCCAACCCGCCGGTGACACCCACCACATCGGCCCCCTGCCGAACCTGCGCGCTGCGATCGCCTTCCTGCACGGGGGAGTCGCCGCCGGAACCGTCCATACGCTGGGTGTCAAGAACGACGGCACGGTATGGGCGGCCGGCCGTAACAGCGATGGCCAACTAGGCGACGGCACGACCACGTGGCGCAACGCCCCCGTGAACGTCGAAGGTCTGACGGGTGTGCTGCGCACACCGGGCTCGGTCGCCGGAGGTGATGCCCACTCCGTGGCGGTGAAGGCCGACGGGACGGTCTGGGCGTGGGGGCAGAATTCCGCCGGTCAGTTGGGTGACGGGACGACGACCGGTCGCACCACGCCCGTCCAGGTGGCGGGGCTGACCGGAGTGGTCGCCGTTGCGGCGGGAGGCGACTTCTCGTTGGCCTTGAAGTCTGACGGGACCGTCTGGGGATGGGGCGGAAACGGGAGCGGCCAGTTGGGTGATGGGACGACGACCGGTCGCACCACGCCCGTCCAGGCGACCGGACTGACCGGGGTGGTCTCCTTGGCCGCTCGTGGGCAGCGTGTGATGGCGGTCCGGTCGGACGGCACGGTACGAGCCTGGGGCGCCGGCCCGCTCGGCAACGGAGCGACGGCCGGAAGCTCCACCCCCGTCACCGTCACCGGGCTGACCGGAGTGGTCACCAGGCCGGGAGCGATCGCCGTGGGCATCGACCACTTCGTCGCCGTCAAGACGGACGGCACCGTCTGGACGTGGGGCGGCAACGCGAACGGTCAACTCGGAGATGGCACCACCACCGGACGCACCACCCCGGTCCAGGTCACCGGTTTGACCGGCGTCTCGGGTGTCGGAGCCGGCTACTGGTATTCGCTCGCGGTCAAGTCGGACGGTACCGGTGCGGCCTGGGGTCATAACGCGAACGGTCAACTCGGCAACGGCACCACCGGCGGGGAGTCGACCACCCCCGTGCCCGTGACGGGTCTGTCCGGGGCCACGGGCATCGCCTCCGGCGGCTGGTTCAGCGTCGCGAACCGTGCCGACGGGACCATTTTCACCTGGGGTTCCAACGCCGCCGGCCAACTCGCCGACGGCACCTACACCAATCGCACCACGCCCGGTCCGGTCAACGCCACACCCTGATCGCGATATCGGAGCCCCTGCCCCGCCGCCTCTGGGCGGTGGGGCAGGGGCCCACGCGTTTCACGGGCGGTCCATGCCTGCCGCGATCAGTGGCCGACCGTGAGGACGATCTTGCCCACCTGGTTGCCCGATTCCATGTGGCGGTGTGCGTCGACGACCTCGTCCAGATCGAAGACCCGGTCCACGACCGGCTCGAAGGCGCCGGTGCGCAGGCCCGAGGAGATGAACGCGGCGGCGCGGAGTAGGCGTTCCGGGTGGGCGGTCGTCTCGCGGGTCACGGTGTAGGTGCGCATGTTCAGTGCCGGCATCCCGAGATCGAAACCCGGATACGGGGTCGGCTCGTCGCTCAATGCCCCGTACAGCAGGAGCGTGCCCTCAGGGGCGACCACCTTGGCGAGGTCCGTCACGCCGGGGCCGGCGATGGCGTCGAAGACGACCTCGGCGCCTCGGCCCTCGGTGAGGCCGAGCACGCGGTCCGCGACGTCCTCCTCATCGGTGACGATCACCTCGGCGGCCCCAGTCTTGAGCAGCGCGTCCTTCTTGGCCCTCGTTCGCGTGGTGGCGATGGGCGTCGCGCCGACGTGGTTCGCGAGTCGGATCGCGGCCAGGCCCACGCCGCTGGAGGCGGCGGTCAGCACGACGGTGTCGCCGGGCCGCAGCCCGGCGACGTCCACCAGGCCCCCGTAGGCGGTGAGGTAGGGCATCCACACGGCGGCGCCCCCGATCGCGTCGAGCCCGTCGGGACGGTGCAGCACCGCGGACGCGGGGACGACCGCACGCTCGGTGTAAACGCCGTGGTCGTTCATCGAGAACCCGGGCACCACGCTGACGGGCCGACCGGGCTCGAACCCCGTCACGCCCGGACCGATGGCCTCGACCACCCCGGCCGCCTCGGTGCCGAGCCGGGCGGGGAACTCCTTGACCGGCTCGATGTAGTTACCGCTGCGAAAGAGCGCCTCGGCGCGGTTGACGCCGATCGCGTCCACCCGGATCAGCACTTCCCCGGGGCCGGGGTCGCCGGCGTCGACGTCCTCCACCCGCAGTACGTCAGGACCTCCGAGCTCGTGGAAACGCACCGTTCTGGCCATCACGCCACGTCCTTCCCGTTCGGCGGCACCGCGCCGCGTCCCCATCCCAGTCCAAAGTACGATGACTGTCAAACTTTGATGAGTGTCGTACCATGACGACGTGGAGGTGGACGGCCCATGACGACGACGCAGCGCACTCCGCGGGACCGCGTCCCGCCCCATCCGGACGTCCGGGCGATCAGCCTTCAGCAGGTGCTCGAAGCCTTGGTCGACCCGGTCCGCCGCCGGATCGTCGCCGAGTTGTACGCCGCCCGCCGCGACCTCGCCTGCGGCGCGATCGACCTGCCGGTCGGCAAGTCCACCGCCACGCACCACTTCACCGTGCTCCGCGAGGCCGGCCTCATCCGCCAGCACTACGTCGGCACGTCCAGGATGAACGCCCTGCGCCGCGAGGAGATCGACGAGGCGTTCCCCGGCCTCCTCCACGCGCTGGTGGGCGAGCGCCACCGAGACTGAACACGATCCGGGTCGGCCTGGGCCCCTAGAACCTGGTCAGCTCGGCGAATCCCACGTCCACTGCGACCGGTGAATCCAGTCGCAGTCGCTCACGGTGGACCTCGCGCGGTTCGTACCGGAGCCTTGACCAGTCCAGCCGGTACTCACTGATTTGCTCGATGCGCTCCCAGTCCTTGTCGAACCGGACCAGGAGATACACGGGGATGCCCGCCCTGGCGTACTGCACGTGCTTCAAGCCCAGATCGTCATCGATCGTGGCCGGCGAGGTCACTTCCACGACGAGGAGGATGTGGTCGCGAACCGTGTTGACATCATAGGGCTCGCAGTCGCGCACGAAGAGGTCGGGTTAGCGGACGTTCAACTCTCCGGTCTCGGAGTCTCGCAGCCGGACGGCCACGTCGTCGCTCACCCGCAGGCACGGGCCGTTGGGGTCGCGGCCCGCCTCCAGAGCCGCCGCCAGTCGGCGGTTGACGAGGCCGTGGATCTCCGACTGCGCCATGCACTCGATCACGAAGCCGTCGACGATCTCGACGTCGCCCAGCGCGTCCGGCTCCAGTTCGAGGAACTCGTCCGCCGTGATGTGCCGTGGCGCATACCCGGGATCACGTTTCACCGTCACCACCCTCGGCTTCTCCGCCGGTCATCGACATGAGACTCATTGAATCTCACATGAGACTCATTGCGTTCAATCCTAGCCGAGAGCGGTGGCGCAGGCGCGGAGAGTAAGGAGGGAGCGGGGCGAACCGGGCATGCGGTGTGTCGGGCGGCGGGGGCTCGTGGGGCGCGTTAGGCTCTTGGGACCGCGTCGTCCCGGGGTCCCGGGGCGGCGGTCCTTCCCCCGGTCCGGTACCTCGCGACACGTGTCCTGCGGCACGTGCGCGGTCGCATGCACTAGGAGGCGCAGCGGGCATGAGCGACTCGTTCGTACATCTCCACGTACACACCGAGTACTCCATGCTCGACGGGGCCGCCCGCCTGAAGCAGATGTTCGCCGAGGTCGAGCGGCAGAAGATGCCCGCCATCGCGATGACCGACCACGGCAACATGCACGGCGCGTACGACTTCTGGAGGCACGCCAAGGACGTCGGCGTGACGCCGATCATCGGGATCGAGGCGTACGCCGCCCCCGAGTCGCG
The DNA window shown above is from Thermomonospora umbrina and carries:
- a CDS encoding S8 family serine peptidase: MINVRAHRWTGDGVRPPSRRSWRGLAAVLLTSATVIAPVAANPTTARAEPGPVFDHGRHKGKVPGTRGPLPQGFSKTRMHVKFRSDRKVRLSGAKLSAESGADVTAIQNVLKSHPTARMSRVTTRSENELIEKRLKLEKRAGRKLPDLTSWYVIDAPGGVEGLLAGLNKLPAVEIAQAVPIPVNTTAPVRRSALRNPGDEPLREHQRYRNAADSPAGGGIDADYINAIPGGKGDGITVSVIETIPLFEADAHVPIDGGPGLVAAGAGHTLRVTTAEDGRKVWATGRNLHGELGIGTTTGTKLLTPIPGLSGVTTVAAAGNFSMALKSDGSVWTWGDNTHGQLGIGNTVMRPSPVQVPGITNAVQIAAGEGGHALAVLADGTVRAWGRNSSGQLGDGTTTNRTTPVTVTGLTGVATHFGAISGGELQSMAVLTDGTVKAWGSGLEGRLGNGGTGSVTATTVPGLTNVSHVSNGLAHGLARLTDGTIKAWGRNSSGQVGDGTTTTRTTPVTVPGLTGGFWVTAGDNHSVAEVTDIYGNLVGRAWGANADGQLGDGTTTPRVAPVSMTWSAGESSARTTVAGGRHTYTVLGVIGLNSTGQLGQGDYINRLKLARMVFWYNRFNACHEDLGNRPAPGGRLRYLSEMINVPCHHGRAASHGTQVAGIIGSRDDNQAGLAGIAPNAEMQVGLDDDLVEAVQNSSPGDVMSLSIGWSSSGKHYPWELNSFDYDLIVTATANGVTVVQAAGNGDNDLDDPNDSLAKTLMDRPDSGAIIVGAGEPPSVNGSNCLGAGRPAARTAIAKPVTWWGSTHGSRVNVQGYGMCVATTGLPNAKGLTPSETDPNKMYTGTFNGTSSATPIVAGAVAALQGAAKQSGHVLPVETVRTILQRTGTPQPAGDTHHIGPLPNLRAAIAFLHGGVAAGTVHTLGVKNDGTVWAAGRNSDGQLGDGTTTWRNAPVNVEGLTGVLRTPGSVAGGDAHSVAVKADGTVWAWGQNSAGQLGDGTTTGRTTPVQVAGLTGVVAVAAGGDFSLALKSDGTVWGWGGNGSGQLGDGTTTGRTTPVQATGLTGVVSLAARGQRVMAVRSDGTVRAWGAGPLGNGATAGSSTPVTVTGLTGVVTRPGAIAVGIDHFVAVKTDGTVWTWGGNANGQLGDGTTTGRTTPVQVTGLTGVSGVGAGYWYSLAVKSDGTGAAWGHNANGQLGNGTTGGESTTPVPVTGLSGATGIASGGWFSVANRADGTIFTWGSNAAGQLADGTYTNRTTPGPVNATP
- a CDS encoding Uma2 family endonuclease, with the translated sequence MKRDPGYAPRHITADEFLELEPDALGDVEIVDGFVIECMAQSEIHGLVNRRLAAALEAGRDPNGPCLRVSDDVAVRLRDSETGELNVR
- a CDS encoding ATP-binding protein; this translates as MGAVVGRLLPADSSCAGVARVLLGGLLARAGVATGAVEDAQTMISELATNAVTHAGGRGPYELWAYRTGRRVVCGVFDPVPDRPIPVRPSMPSSMPPPHRRRTVGAWRSSTRTPKAAGARTSPGDAWAPTCPASSCGSCARGRRRPARRPARERRAAPPGPRREDPLAERGITRTFMAASVNLAVLSVRRDLDLWCRPGRFHIRDHATAAHSDRPFTEIAAVTEHLVRRHEELHDPPSPISTVL
- a CDS encoding zinc-dependent alcohol dehydrogenase family protein, with the translated sequence MARTVRFHELGGPDVLRVEDVDAGDPGPGEVLIRVDAIGVNRAEALFRSGNYIEPVKEFPARLGTEAAGVVEAIGPGVTGFEPGRPVSVVPGFSMNDHGVYTERAVVPASAVLHRPDGLDAIGGAAVWMPYLTAYGGLVDVAGLRPGDTVVLTAASSGVGLAAIRLANHVGATPIATTRTRAKKDALLKTGAAEVIVTDEEDVADRVLGLTEGRGAEVVFDAIAGPGVTDLAKVVAPEGTLLLYGALSDEPTPYPGFDLGMPALNMRTYTVTRETTAHPERLLRAAAFISSGLRTGAFEPVVDRVFDLDEVVDAHRHMESGNQVGKIVLTVGH
- a CDS encoding Uma2 family endonuclease — translated: MRDCEPYDVNTVRDHILLVVEVTSPATIDDDLGLKHVQYARAGIPVYLLVRFDKDWERIEQISEYRLDWSRLRYEPREVHRERLRLDSPVAVDVGFAELTRF
- a CDS encoding ArsR/SmtB family transcription factor, giving the protein MTTTQRTPRDRVPPHPDVRAISLQQVLEALVDPVRRRIVAELYAARRDLACGAIDLPVGKSTATHHFTVLREAGLIRQHYVGTSRMNALRREEIDEAFPGLLHALVGERHRD